A window from Flavobacterium sp. 83 encodes these proteins:
- a CDS encoding Glu/Leu/Phe/Val dehydrogenase: MNAAFTTGKELQKMDPVFGQLSFDDHEQIVFCNDKDTGLKAIIGIHNSVMGPALGGTRMFNYANEWEALNDVLRLSRGMTYKAAITGLNIGGGKAVIIGDAKTQKTPELMRKFGEFVHSLSGRYITAEDVGMETRDMDIVRDVTPYVTGISEERGGAGNPSPITAYGVYLGMKAAAKHQFGTDVLEGKKVLVQGIGHVGETLVDYLTKEGALVIITDINEERLYEVGAKYHAKIFNGADLYSADVDIYAPCAMGATINDATVHKIKAKVIAGAANNQLANENIHGAILQERGILYAPDFLINAGGIINVYAELAHYDKAEIMRKTENIYNTTLEIIDFAIANNMTTHHAALTIAQNRIDQRKLDNSKK, from the coding sequence ATGAATGCAGCTTTCACAACTGGAAAGGAACTTCAAAAAATGGATCCTGTTTTTGGTCAACTTTCATTTGACGATCATGAACAAATTGTATTTTGTAACGACAAAGATACGGGTTTAAAAGCAATTATTGGTATTCATAATTCGGTTATGGGGCCTGCTCTAGGTGGTACACGTATGTTTAATTATGCCAATGAATGGGAAGCACTAAATGATGTATTGCGACTTTCTCGTGGTATGACTTATAAAGCGGCTATAACAGGATTAAATATTGGTGGAGGTAAAGCGGTTATTATTGGCGATGCCAAAACGCAAAAGACACCTGAATTGATGCGGAAGTTTGGTGAATTCGTTCATTCGCTAAGCGGAAGATACATTACTGCCGAAGATGTGGGAATGGAAACCAGAGATATGGATATTGTAAGAGATGTTACCCCCTATGTTACTGGAATTTCTGAAGAAAGAGGAGGTGCAGGAAATCCTTCGCCTATAACAGCTTATGGAGTGTATTTAGGAATGAAAGCAGCAGCGAAACATCAATTTGGTACTGATGTTTTGGAAGGTAAAAAAGTATTAGTACAAGGAATTGGGCATGTGGGAGAAACTTTGGTTGATTATTTGACAAAAGAAGGTGCGCTAGTAATAATAACTGATATTAATGAAGAAAGATTGTATGAAGTAGGAGCGAAGTACCATGCAAAAATATTTAATGGAGCTGATTTATACAGTGCCGATGTTGATATTTATGCGCCTTGTGCTATGGGTGCAACTATAAATGATGCAACGGTACATAAAATTAAAGCAAAAGTAATTGCTGGTGCGGCTAATAACCAATTGGCAAATGAAAATATCCACGGAGCAATCTTGCAGGAACGAGGAATTCTTTATGCACCCGATTTCTTGATTAATGCTGGTGGAATTATCAATGTATATGCGGAATTAGCCCATTATGACAAAGCTGAAATAATGCGTAAAACGGAAAATATTTATAATACTACATTAGAAATTATTGATTTTGCTATTGCAAACAATATGACGACACACCACGCAGCTTTGACGATAGCGCAAAATAGAATTGATCAAAGAAAGTTAGATAACAGTAAGAAGTAG
- a CDS encoding YdeI family protein: MEPLKTNTHIWDKNDSWSEELEFLKSIIAKTELIETTKWGGCVYVLNGKNVLGIGGFKNYFTIWFFNGVFLKDEKQVLVNAQEGVTKSLRQWRFSSKDEVNEEAVLHYIHGAIENEKQGKNLKPEKGKSIVSEFLQKELDADINLAEAFLKFSPYKQKEFLEYIETAKREETKRSRIEKIKPMLLANIGLNDKYR, translated from the coding sequence TTGGAACCGTTAAAAACCAATACACACATTTGGGATAAAAACGATAGTTGGTCAGAAGAATTGGAATTTCTGAAATCAATTATTGCTAAAACGGAACTGATTGAAACCACAAAATGGGGCGGTTGTGTTTATGTACTCAATGGCAAGAATGTACTTGGAATTGGAGGATTCAAAAACTATTTTACGATTTGGTTTTTCAATGGTGTTTTCCTAAAAGATGAGAAACAAGTTTTAGTCAATGCACAAGAAGGTGTTACCAAATCTTTGCGACAATGGCGGTTTTCATCCAAAGATGAAGTTAATGAAGAAGCAGTTTTACATTATATTCATGGAGCCATAGAAAATGAAAAACAAGGAAAAAATCTGAAACCCGAAAAAGGAAAAAGTATCGTTTCAGAATTTTTACAAAAGGAATTGGATGCTGATATAAATTTAGCAGAAGCATTTCTAAAATTCTCTCCATACAAACAAAAGGAATTTTTAGAATATATTGAAACCGCAAAACGAGAGGAAACCAAACGTTCCCGAATCGAAAAAATAAAACCAATGCTATTAGCAAATATTGGTTTAAATGACAAATACCGATAA
- a CDS encoding transposase, translating to MLRKAPVLEFSSTDEIYLIIDGTYFPNDVCLVVYRNFHLKLTQLYRMTNGEHFEEIAEDLQNLLNLGIKIKSITSDGDKSSIKAIKKVCPRVPFQRCLVHISRMCRIWLTQNPKHKSGFELKQIAVKIHHINSEYKRQLWLIELIQWEEQYRYFINQKSYNTETGRYWYTHKMVRRSFTVIKKALPNMFLYLKDDKIPNSTNSLESFFGHLKGNLNIHRGLSLANRKNFLKWYLYYKNQT from the coding sequence ATGTTACGCAAAGCACCTGTTTTAGAATTCAGTTCCACGGATGAAATTTACCTGATAATTGACGGAACTTATTTTCCTAATGATGTCTGTTTGGTGGTTTACAGAAACTTTCATTTAAAGTTGACACAGCTTTACAGGATGACCAATGGAGAACATTTTGAAGAAATTGCCGAAGACTTGCAAAACCTGTTGAATTTAGGAATCAAAATAAAAAGTATCACATCCGATGGAGACAAATCATCTATCAAAGCCATCAAAAAAGTCTGTCCGAGAGTGCCTTTCCAAAGGTGTTTGGTGCATATTTCAAGAATGTGTAGAATATGGCTTACACAAAATCCGAAACATAAATCTGGTTTTGAACTCAAGCAAATAGCCGTTAAAATTCATCATATCAATTCTGAATATAAACGTCAATTATGGCTTATTGAACTTATCCAGTGGGAAGAACAATACAGATATTTTATCAATCAAAAATCATACAATACTGAAACGGGAAGATATTGGTATACTCATAAAATGGTTAGAAGATCATTTACCGTAATCAAGAAAGCTTTACCCAATATGTTTCTGTATCTCAAGGACGACAAAATACCCAACTCAACAAACTCTTTAGAATCCTTTTTTGGACACTTAAAAGGTAACTTGAATATTCATAGAGGATTAAGTTTAGCCAATAGAAAGAACTTCTTGAAATGGTATTTATATTATAAAAACCAAACGTAA
- the yajC gene encoding preprotein translocase subunit YajC: MGQLTQFAPFLLMFVVIYFFMIRPQQKRAKNEKEFESSLKVGDKIITKSGLHGKVSELADTTVVVETMSGKLKMERSAISMEMSAALNKK, from the coding sequence ATGGGACAATTAACTCAATTTGCGCCGTTTCTATTAATGTTTGTGGTAATCTATTTCTTTATGATCAGACCACAACAAAAAAGAGCTAAAAACGAAAAAGAATTTGAAAGCAGCTTGAAAGTTGGCGATAAAATTATCACAAAAAGTGGTCTTCACGGAAAAGTTTCTGAGTTAGCTGATACTACTGTAGTTGTTGAAACTATGTCAGGAAAATTGAAAATGGAGCGTTCAGCTATTTCTATGGAAATGAGTGCTGCTTTGAACAAAAAATAA
- a CDS encoding DUF1003 domain-containing protein — protein MINHKNWHEKHIETLGFGSRLADSVAKGMGSWRFIIIQTVLVVLWMALNLVGFMYHWDVYPFILLNLLFSTQAAYAAPIIMMSQNRQNDRDRVQAQADYQTNIDAKLEIEALTIKLNKLEVEKLDVIITMLEEMKKNSSK, from the coding sequence ATGATTAATCATAAAAACTGGCACGAAAAACACATTGAAACATTAGGCTTTGGAAGCCGTTTAGCAGATTCAGTTGCAAAAGGAATGGGATCCTGGAGATTCATTATTATTCAAACTGTCTTAGTGGTTCTATGGATGGCATTAAATTTAGTAGGATTCATGTACCATTGGGACGTGTACCCATTTATTTTACTAAACCTCCTTTTTTCTACACAAGCAGCTTATGCCGCCCCTATTATTATGATGTCCCAAAACAGGCAAAATGATCGAGACAGAGTTCAGGCGCAAGCAGATTACCAAACGAATATAGATGCTAAACTCGAAATTGAAGCTTTGACAATAAAATTGAATAAATTAGAAGTAGAAAAATTAGATGTAATCATTACGATGTTAGAAGAAATGAAGAAAAATTCTTCAAAATAA
- the pepT gene encoding peptidase T, with protein MQHIIDRFIGYVTIDTESDPNSETTPSTEKQWNLANKLVEELKAIGMQDVTIDNKAYIMATLPSNVDHEVPTIGFISHFDTSPDFSGANVKPKIIANYDGKDIVLNVDKNIVLSPSYFKDLLLYKGQTLITTDGTTLLGADDKAGITEIVTAMEFLIQNPEIKHGKIRIGFTPDEEIGRGAHHFDVDKFAADWAYTMDGSQVGELEYENFNAAGAKIIFKGKSVHPGYAKGKMINSMLIANDFINELPKDETPQETRGYEGFFHVHHLTGSIEETVLELIIRDHNKKKFEKRKELIEKITRKINKKFAKQFGEDIAIAEIKDQYYNMKEKVLPVKHIVDIAEKAMRELDIKPLIKAIRGGTDGSQLSYKGLPCPNIFAGGHNFHGKYEYVPVESMQKAVNVIVKIAELTAAGDFTKTEEIAKNTK; from the coding sequence ATGCAACATATTATTGACCGTTTCATTGGTTATGTAACTATAGATACTGAATCTGATCCCAACTCAGAAACGACACCAAGCACTGAAAAACAATGGAATTTAGCCAATAAACTGGTAGAGGAATTAAAAGCTATTGGAATGCAAGATGTGACAATAGATAACAAAGCCTACATCATGGCTACTTTGCCCAGTAATGTAGATCATGAAGTACCTACTATCGGGTTTATTTCTCACTTTGATACTTCTCCTGATTTTAGCGGTGCAAATGTAAAACCGAAAATTATTGCTAATTATGACGGCAAAGACATTGTATTAAATGTCGATAAAAATATTGTGCTATCACCTAGCTATTTTAAAGATTTGTTGCTTTATAAAGGACAAACTTTGATTACCACTGACGGAACAACTCTATTGGGAGCAGATGATAAAGCCGGAATTACCGAAATTGTTACCGCAATGGAATTCCTAATCCAAAATCCAGAAATCAAACACGGAAAAATCAGAATTGGTTTTACACCAGATGAAGAAATTGGTCGTGGCGCACACCATTTTGATGTGGATAAATTTGCAGCAGATTGGGCATACACTATGGACGGCAGTCAAGTAGGAGAATTAGAATATGAAAATTTTAATGCGGCTGGAGCCAAAATTATTTTCAAAGGAAAAAGCGTACATCCCGGTTATGCCAAAGGAAAAATGATTAATTCCATGTTGATTGCCAATGATTTTATAAATGAATTACCAAAAGATGAAACACCACAAGAAACAAGAGGCTACGAAGGTTTTTTCCATGTGCATCATCTAACGGGAAGCATTGAAGAAACAGTTCTTGAACTTATTATCCGCGATCATAACAAGAAAAAATTTGAAAAACGCAAGGAGCTAATTGAGAAAATCACTCGAAAAATCAACAAGAAATTTGCGAAGCAATTTGGCGAAGATATAGCTATTGCTGAGATTAAAGACCAATATTACAATATGAAAGAAAAGGTTTTACCCGTAAAACATATTGTGGATATTGCCGAAAAAGCAATGAGAGAATTGGATATAAAACCACTTATAAAAGCAATTCGTGGCGGAACAGATGGTTCTCAATTATCATATAAAGGGTTGCCTTGCCCAAATATTTTTGCCGGCGGACATAATTTTCACGGAAAATACGAATATGTTCCTGTAGAAAGTATGCAAAAAGCAGTTAACGTAATTGTAAAAATTGCCGAATTGACCGCAGCAGGAGATTTCACTAAAACAGAAGAAATAGCTAAAAATACGAAATAA
- the nusB gene encoding transcription antitermination factor NusB gives MQSIYAMHQSGSDNLEKEEKFLFYSIDNIQDLYLIMLSSLIEICKTETVFLHKSSLKHLATPEERKPNEKFVKNQIFQILSENNSLNIALENRKINNWTLNDDYILLLLNEIKASKLYADYMSNSVNKFEEDRQFIVDLFMEVIVPNEKLYDYLEDDKLTWVDDIPLVNTHIIKQLKAIKSGEDDNFRVPKLYKDNEDKDFVKDLFRKTVLNETELAKEYIDKTPNWDSDRIAEIDTIILKMAICEFLKFPSIPVKVTLNEYLEVAKEYSTPKSSIFINGILDNLVKELEASKKIIKAGRGLM, from the coding sequence ATGCAGTCCATTTATGCGATGCATCAAAGCGGTTCAGATAATCTGGAGAAAGAAGAAAAATTCCTTTTTTACAGTATCGACAATATTCAAGATTTATACCTTATAATGCTTTCTTCGCTGATTGAAATTTGTAAAACAGAAACTGTCTTTTTACATAAATCAAGTTTGAAACATCTTGCAACTCCTGAGGAGCGTAAACCCAATGAAAAATTCGTTAAAAATCAAATTTTTCAAATTCTTTCCGAAAATAATTCATTAAACATTGCACTGGAAAACCGTAAAATTAATAATTGGACTTTAAACGACGATTATATTTTATTGCTTCTTAATGAGATAAAAGCAAGTAAATTGTATGCGGATTACATGAGTAATTCAGTGAATAAATTTGAAGAAGACCGACAATTTATCGTTGATTTATTCATGGAAGTAATTGTTCCAAACGAAAAATTATACGACTATTTAGAAGATGATAAGTTGACTTGGGTTGATGACATTCCATTAGTGAACACCCATATTATCAAGCAATTAAAAGCGATTAAATCTGGTGAAGATGATAATTTCAGAGTTCCAAAATTGTACAAAGACAACGAGGACAAAGACTTTGTTAAGGATTTGTTCCGAAAAACAGTCTTAAATGAAACAGAATTAGCCAAAGAATATATTGACAAAACACCAAACTGGGACAGTGACAGGATTGCTGAAATTGATACTATTATTCTTAAAATGGCAATTTGTGAATTTTTGAAATTTCCATCTATTCCTGTGAAAGTTACCTTAAATGAATATTTAGAAGTTGCCAAAGAATATTCTACACCAAAAAGTAGTATTTTTATCAACGGTATTTTAGATAATTTAGTCAAAGAACTGGAGGCCAGTAAAAAAATTATTAAAGCCGGTCGTGGTTTAATGTAA